In Fusarium fujikuroi IMI 58289 draft genome, chromosome FFUJ_chr08, one genomic interval encodes:
- a CDS encoding probable uracil permease: MKMPQVPRSKAAWKAVLTTNSADGTKSSAWINKDLAPTPPDARTWSWISLSSYWWGNAFNASQWSNGASLIAVGLNWHQALVSCIIANLISSSVALALGRPGARYHVGYPVLARSVFGMYGQFFFVWIRAVVATIWFGVQSYFGSQLLSVLLRCVFGDSWWHMTNHLPANAGITSRDLLAFFLFWIIEMPFLAVHPRKIKFLFAAESIICPLTCIGVFAWCVQYGGGIRMNSLSSTTEAKGGALGWAMLNGINSCLGVTSALLVNQPDLTRYTRRPKDAGWRQASSIFFSKTLIFFFGIGATAAVQGKFGHAYWNQWDLLNAILDRFWGPAARAGCFFASFGFALSVLGVNIGCNAIPFGADVTGLVPKLFTIVRGQICCGVLSLAIVPWKLLTSGSAFLIFLGSYNCFISPICAIIIVDYFFIKRGNIHTPSLFNPSKSSLYFYTCGWNLRALGCWVCSAVFGIPGLIGAYHPTWVAMAATHIYQTGWVICFTAAAVLYHAVNLVFRAEVLPYGQATSELAFEHLAATEGYLEDVLIQQVFSMMPEVQSLIAALGLSDPEAHNGDLEVYLRNSLIQAYQGAWSALTDYFSDPDILARVHIWQPSSLLKVRVSVWRLYAWLGINALLAVSGVLLLALQSRCRVKTVNGPVVASLMMDSSAVIDSDKTGLCNATDIGSGYGNAK, translated from the exons ATGAAGATGCCGCAAGTTCCCCGATCGAAGGCTGCATGGAAGGCAGTGTTGACTACCAATTCTGCCGATGGAACTAAGTCCTCGGCTTGGATCAACAAGGATCTCGCTCCTACTCCGCCGGATGCAAGAACATGGTCTTG GATCTCACTTAGCAGTTATTGGTGGGGT AACGCATTCAATGCAAGTCAATGGTCGAACGGAGCGAGTTTGATTGCTGTCGGCCTGAACTGGCATCAAGCTCTGGTTTCATGCATCATC GCCAACTTGATTTCATCTTCTGTTgctcttgctcttggccgACCAGGTGCAAGGTACCATGTTGGCTATCCCGTCCTGGCTCGAAGTGTTTTCGGAAT GTATGGCCAGTTCTTCTTCGTTTGGATCCGAGCTGTAGTCGCTACTATCTG GTTTGGAGTCCAGTCATACTTTGGGTCCCAGTTACTCAGCGTTCTCCTGAGATGCGTCTTTGGAGATTCCTGGTGGCATATGACGAATCACTTGCCTGCCAACGCTGGCATCACTTCTAGGGATCTTCtagcctttttcttgttCTGGATCATTGAAATGCCCTTTCTGGCAGTCCATCCACGCAAGATAAAGTTTTTGTTCGCG GCCGAGTCAATAATCTGTCCTCTAACCTGTATCGGCGTCTTCGCTTGGTGTGTTCAATACGGAGGAGGGATTCGTATGAATTCTCTTTCATCCACTACCGAAGCAAAAGGGGGAGCCCTTGGATGGGCGATGCTCAATGGAATAAATAGCTGTTTAGGCGTCACGTCTGCACTGCTAGTCAAT CAACCCGACCTTACTCGATACACCCGTCGGCCAAAGGATGCCGGCTGGAGGCAAGCATcgtccatcttcttcagtaAGACGCTGATTTTCTTTTTCGGCATTGGTGCTACAGCGGCAGTGCAAGGTAAATTCGGACACGCATACTGGAACCAGTGGGATCTTCTCAACGCAATTCTTGATCGATTTTGGGGTCCAGCAGCTCGAGCTGGGTGCTTTTTCGCCTCGTTTGGATTTGCTCTGTCGGTGTTGGGCGTGAATATTGGCTGCAATGCTATTCCTTTCG GAGCCGATGTTACTGGTCTGGTCCCCAAGTTGTTTACAATTGTACGGGGACAGATTTGTTGCGGAGTCTTATCCCTCGCCATTGTTCCGTGGAAGCTCCTTA CTTCTGGATCGGCtttcttaatatttctaGGCAGCTATAATTGCTTTATTTCCCCAATCTGTGCT ATCATCATTGTtgattatttctttatcaaACGTGGAAACATCCATACTCCGTCGCTATTCAACCCTTCCAAGAGCTCACTATACTTTTACACCTGTGGTTGGAACCTAAGGGCGCTTGGATGTTGGGTCTGCTCAGCAGTATTTGGCATTCCAGGACTAATCGGAGCCTATCATCCGACCTGGGTGGCTATGGCTGCGACTCACATATACCAGACAGGCTGGGTTATCTGCTTTACTGCAGCAGCAGTATTGTACCATGCAGTAAACTTGGTTTTCCGGGCCGAAGTCCTTCCATACGGTCAGGCAACTTCTGAACTTGCCTTTGAGCATTTAGCAGCTACCGAAGGATACCTGGAAG ATGTCCTTATCCAGCAAGTATTTAGTATGATGCCTGAAGTTCAGAGTCTAATAGCAGCACTTGGCCTGTCTGATCCCGAGGCACACAACGGTGACTTGGAAGTTTACCTGCGTAACTCGCTGATTCAAGCGTAccaaggagcttggagcGCGCTAACGGATTATTTCTCTGATCCAGATATCCTAGCCCGAGTCCATATCtggcagccttcttccttgctCAAAGTGCGGGTCTCAGTATGGCGG
- a CDS encoding related to allantoinase: MQEFDTILRNAHVNGSFVCDIGIKRGIIVAMGIGLVATEDTQTIDCNGAIVTPGGVDGHVHLSQDRSPRAKEAGYTSADTVDTGTRSAIAGGTTTVILFAEQSRGQSLKEQVGKYHELVNEQGSYADYGFHAIITDPTAKVLEQELPELAQSGIMSMKLFLTYKHMRISDRQVLSALQKARELGMVALVHAENGDLVDFFTEHLEAQGLTDPRFKAIAHPPEAEAEAVNRAITFSSVMDTPMLIVHVSVRQSMDVIRKAQSLLRPVFAETCPQYLLLGKENLDRDHFCGAKFVCSPPLRSDPKDIEEIWRGIINGTFTIFSSDHCPYRFHDSRGKKLGHSYSKNGEVQGVFTKIPNGLPGVETRLPLLFSEGVLKRQCIDVKRFVELTSENPAKLYGLYPRKGAIQIGSDADIVIWHTQDTFPPRKLVHSLHLHDGCDYSPYEGIEFLNWPRIVLVRGKVVFQDGYITGTKDYGQFLKRKTCALPYQRRMEKEWDVLRASM, from the exons ATGCAAGAATTTGATACCATCCTGCGCAATGCCCATGTCAATGGCTCCTTCGTTTGCGATATAGGCATTAAAAGAGGGATCATCGTTGCCATGGGTATTGGCCTTGTTGCCACCGAAGACACGCAAACAATTGACTGCAATGGGGCCATTGTGACTCCaggtggtgttgatggccaTGTCCACCTGTCTCAAGATCGTTCGCCCAGAGCTAAGGAAGCAGGTTATACTAGTGCCGATACAG TCGACACTGGGACTCGGAGTGCCATTGCTGGAGGCACAACAACAGTCATCTTGTTTGCAGAGCAATCTCGGGGTCAGTCTTTGAAAGAGCAAGTTGGAAAATACCATGAACTTGTCAATGAACAAGGTTCATATGCCGACTACGGGTTCCATGCCATCATCACCGACCCCACTGCAAAGGTGCTAGAACAAGAACTTCCAGAGCTTGCCCAGTCAGGTATAATGAGCATGAAGCTATTCCTCACATACAAGCATATGAGGATTTCGGATCGCCAGGTACTCTCAGCTCTACAAAAGGCACGGGAGCTAGGAATGGTGGCACTAGTACACGCAGAAAATGGGGATCTTGTGGATTTTTTCACTGAGCATTTAGAGGCCCAAGGGCTCACTGACCCAAGGTTCAAGGCAATAGCGCATCCTCcagaggctgaggctgaagctgTCAATCGTGCTATTACATTCTCTTCAGTCATGGATACGCCGATGCTTATCGTTCATGTCTCTGTTCGACAATCGATGGATGTTATTCGCAAAGCCCAATCACTATTGAGGCCGGTATTTGCGGAGACATGTCCTCAGTATCTTCTACTGGGGAAGGAGAATCTTGACAGGGATCACTTCTGTGGTGCAAAATTCGTCTGCTCACCACCTTTGCGCAGTGACCCAAAGGACATTGAGGAAATATGGAGAGGAATTATTAACGGCACATTTACCATATTTTCATCGGACCACTGCCCATATCG GTTTCACGACAGCAGGGGGAAGAAGTTAGGTCATTCATATAGTAAAAATGGTGAGGTTCAAGGAGT CTTTACTAAAATACCAAACGGCCTTCCTGGAGTCGAAACTCGGTTGCCCTTACTCTTCTCCGAAGGTGTCCTCAAGCGTCAGTGCATTGATGTGAAGAGATTTGTCGAACTCACGTCTGAAAACCCAGCGAAATTGTATGGTCTCTATCCGCGCAAGGGTGCCATACAAATTGGATCAGACGCCGATATTGTCATTTGGCACACACAAGATACGTTCCCACCTAGAAAGTTGGTACACAGTCTACACCTGCATGATGGCTGTGACTACTCGCCATATGAGGGCATTGAGTTTTTGAACTGGCCTCGTATTGTTCTCGTACGGGGCAAGGTGGTCTTTCAGGATGGTTATATAACAGGCACCAAGGACTATGGCCAATTCTTGAAAAGGAAAACATGCGCTCTCCCATATCAACGGCGAATGGAAAAGGAATGGGATGTGCTGCGTGCTTCTATGTAA
- a CDS encoding related to transcription activator protein acu-15 — MAEYGRPAKRPRVLVACQRCKSRRQKCDNSSPACSNCDKANVSCVYSNQAYPSSYVKRLEERVRQLEANEAAVQCSSTEVPNTRNLCSRPAGDFPTTVPSESPSSSRSPEITDVTSVADRSGQLALGLGVLSSCAGAEPHYFGFSAGLSLAHFVQVAIDTGENPVDVSLPQLADRPFSHQVPKPNTTLAEPPTYNAGASYIRAYLALVHPLYPFLDLDRLWQLHRSITKRRGRQESASPEQIDLTIMHLVYAIGSRCLQLLQKFSISSTVSEGHFLRAMEHIRQDLKFTSAKSIEVTLLLAIHSMRSPYGISVWHLAGLAIRQCLELGLHKQRLVDRQNVELDQYRKRLFWSAYIFERKTALVLGRPFALSDEEIDLPLPADMKDGNYATTQDDTRQNDPNHMSQYKTTLLFHRQHIQLYQIHSEIRLALLRMKKVPLKEDLRTTTSKLLQHLDQWKRQVLTTFREDISEASDNTRRLTDPFLEQDNADSESSSSETPQHQSLVNRPVEMEKNELLLEYHKARRSLLQPLMTENCHSCPFEIADYAACAESSGQICRLYRRLHRLSPVPFSLRDLHAVFLAGFTLLYCIRACPSIYSVERVGDVGACSTVLYVITEQWSSAKKYRDAFETIAEKMLDTVKGQNLGGQGNEGSSSQETHCATTVNRPRRRQSHISHALDGDVHITSNYVNGNDYEAWRDSTGRSRIRGGHDSEDLHGQSPLGLTRPTSLLVDVDQSASATNVVSHAHQGIDWGLDDDILDIEKLLSSEGLQWFTGAVL, encoded by the exons ATGGCCGAATATGGGCGTCCTGCCAAACGACCTCGGGTCTTGGTCGCCTGTCAGAGATGCAAAAGCCGACGACAGAAG TGCGACAACTCGAGCCCAGCCTGTTCAAATTGCGACAAAGCAAATGTATCGTGTGTATACAGCAACCAAGCCTACCCATCCTCTTACGTCAAGAGGCTGGAAGAGCGAGTTCGCCAACTCGAGGCGAATGAAGCGGCCGTCCAGTGTTCTTCAACCGAGGTTCCCAATACCAGGAATCTTTGTTCAAGACCAGCGGGGGACTTTCCAACCACTGTTCCTTCTGAGAGCCCTTCGTCAAGCCGTTCACCAGAAATTACCGATGTGACCTCTGTAGCAGATCGTTCTGGTCAACTTGCGTTAGGTTTGGGGGTCTTGTCTTCGTGCGCAGGGGCTGAACCTCATTACTTTGGCTTCTCAGCTGGCCTAAGCCTTGCACATTTCGTTCAAGTTGCAATCGACACAGGCGAAAACCCTGTAGATGTTTCTCTACCTCAGCTCGCAGACAGACCATTTTCTCACCAAGTGCCAAAACCCAACACCACGTTGGCCGAACCTCCCACATATAATGCAGGAGCTAGTTATATACGGGCTTACCTGGCCCTTGTGCATCCACTATATCctttcttggacttggacaGGCTGTGGCAATTACATCGTTCTATCACTAAACGGCGAGGCAGACAAGAATCTGCTAGCCCTGAACAGATTGACTTGACGATAATGCATTTGGTGTACGCCATCGGGTCCAGATGCCTCCAGCTTCTACAGAAATTTAGCATTTCGAGCACAGTCTCCGAGGGACATTTCCTCCGAGCGATGGAACATATTCGTCAGGACCTCAAATTTACAAGTGCGAAGTCTATCGAGGTGACGTTACTTCTGGCCATTCATTCAATGCGCTCCCCCTATG GTATCAGTGTATGGCATCTTGCCGGCCTGGCTATTCGTCAGTGTCTCGAACTCGGACTACACAAACAACGCCTCGTAGATCGCCAGAATGTAGAGTTAGACCAATATCGGAAAAGACTGTTTTGGAGTGCCTATATTTTTGAGAGGAAAACAGCTTTAGTTCTAGGTCGGCCATTTGCTCTCTCAGACGAAGAAATTGATCTTCCTTTGCCAGCGGATATGAAAGATGGGAATTATGCCACTACTCAAGACGACACGCGCCAAAACGACCCGAACCACATGTCGCAGTACAAAACGACTCTACTGTTTCACCGACAACATATTCAGCTTTACCAAATCCACAGCGAAATTCGCCTGGCCCTGTTACGCATGAAGAAAGTCCCATTAAAGGAGGACCTGCGAACTACGACGTCCAAATTGCTTCAGCATTTAGACCAGTGGAAAAGACAAGTTCTGACAACATTCCGGGAAGACATTTCTGAGGCATCTGATAATACTAGAAGGCTTACAGACCCTTTTCTAGAACAGGACAATGCTGACAGCGAGTCGTCGTCTTCAGAAACTCCCCAGCACCAATCCTTAGTCAACAGACCTGTGGAGATGGAAAAGAATGAGCTTCTACTAGAATACCACAAAGCACGAAGGTCTTTGCTTCAACCCTTGATGACGGAAAACTGTCACAGTTGCCCATTTGAGATAGCTGACTACGCGGCATGCGCCGAGTCATCTGGGCAAATATGCCGGCTTTATAGGCGCCTCCATCGTCTCTCACCTGTTCCATTCTCACTGAGAGACCTCCACGCCGTTTTTCTTGCTGGGTTCACGTTACTTTACTGTATCCGTGCTTGTCCCTCGATATATTCGGTGGAGCGCGTCGGCGATGTTGGGGCCTGTTCCACTGTATTGTATGTCATTACAGAACAGTGGTCAAGCGCAAAGAAGTACCGCGATGCTTTCGAGACAATCGCAGAGAAGATGCTCGATACCGTGAAAGGACAGAATCTTGGAGGTCAAGGTAATGAAGGCTCGTCAAGCCAAGAGACACATTGCGCGACAACGGTTAACAGACCGAGACGAAGACAATCTCACATATCACACGCACTTGATGGGGATGTACATATCACATCGAACTATGTGAATGGGAATGACTACGAAGCTTGGAGAGATTCTACAGGGCGTTCTAGGATTCGGGGGGGACACGACTCTGAAGATTTACATGGGCAGTCCCCGTTAGGGTTGACTCGACCAACTTCCTTGCTAGTTGATGTAGACCAGTCTGCTAGTGCTACCAATGTCGTCTCTCATGCCCATCAAGGCATAGACTGGGGCTTGGATGATGACATTTTAGATATTGAGAAACTACTCTCAAGCGAGGGACTGCAATGGTTTACTGGGGCCGTTCTGTAG